The DNA window GACGCCCTTGGCCTCTTCGATGACGTAGCGCAGCGAGAGGTTGTCGGCAGGATCGCCGCCGCCGGCCTTGGCGGCGATGATGATCTTGCGGGCGATCTTGCTCCAGACCTTGGCGCGCTTCTTGTCGTTGGCGCCCTTCGCTCGCTTGATTTTTGCCCAGTGACTATGACCGGCCATGGTTTGAATGCTCTCTACAAAAGAAGCCGATGACCAACGGATTCTGGTACCACGGATCGGTGGTACCAGGCCTATCGCGATGCCGACGTTGACACCTGGACCTCCTGCCCCGTGCGATGCTGCTTGAGCTTCCTGGGCAGGCTCTGCCGGAGGGCACGGATGTCGGCGCGGTCCGCAGTCGCGACGTCGGCGTCGCCGAGCCGGCGTTGGGCCCTTTCCCAAAGCGCCGCCGCCGACGGACGATCGCCCAGACGATACAACACATCGCCGGTGCGGTCGAGGAGCACCGGATCGACGACAGGTCCCTCGGCAATACCCGGCGGATTGACGCCCGCCGGATTGGTCGCGGGAAGATTGGATTTCGCTCCTGCGGCTCCAGCCGGGCCTTCGCTCTGTCGGATCGCCGCCAGCAGTTCGTCTCGGGCCTCTGTCAGCCGCCCGGCGCGATACAGCACCCAGCCGACGTTCCCGCGCAACCCCGGTGCCTGCGGAAAGCGCTCGGCCGCCTGACGGGCGAGCTTCTCGGCGGCTTCCAGATGCTTGCCGGTCGATGCCCAGAGCGACGAAAGTTCTTCCATCACAGCGGCGTTCTCGGGATCGATCTCCAGCGCCGACTGCAGCCAGGTTTCGGCCGCCCGGTCGTCGCCACAGGCCCGGGCCTGCACGGCCAGTCGGTACAGCAGGTCGGGCTCGCCGCCGACAAGCGGCCTGGCCGCCGCCAGCGGGCGAGCGGCGTCCGCGGGCCGACCTTCTCTCGCGTAGATTGCCGAGAGGCGCGCCGCGACTTCCGTCAGGCCCGCGGGACCCAGGTTCTTTCCCTGGTCAATCAGCTTTTCGAGCCTTGCCTTTTGGCGTGGCTGAGCGGACACCTCCATGGGCACTGCCGATGCCGAGGCATTGGCCGTGACAAACTCAATCCGGCCGTGCAGGTCGAGCAGCCGGGCGTCGGCGGGGGACTGTCGGTCCAGGTCGGCCAGCAGAAGTTCGGCTCCCTCCGTGTTACCTCGTTCGATCTGATCCTCGGCCTGCCGCAGCGAAAGCTCCGGACTGACCGGCTCGCCAGCCGGCTGCGACAGTTTCCAGTCGGCAAAAACCCGGGGCGGGTCGGCGCGATCGGGGTGTGCATCAAGAAACACAAACGCCGGCTCGTACTCCGGAAACGCTCGCGCGACGGCCCAGGCCTGCTGCACGGCGGCTGAGACTTCTCCGGCCAACACCCCAGCGGCGGCAAGGCCGAGGCGCGCTTCCGGTACGTTGGGGTTCCGCTGGATGGCGGCCTGGAAGCATGCCTGCGCGTCGGCACCGTCGCCGCGCACCAGGGCAATCCGCCCGCGAAGAAGATCGGCAAGGCCCGGGTCACCGGCCAGTTCCGCTGCCGACGCCAGCGCATCAGCCGCCGTAAGCCGTGCGTGCGGCGGAAGACGGGGATCGGTCAATACCTCTTCGAGCTTGTCGGCAAACGCGGGTGCAAACGGTGGCCGCGCTGCGAGCGATGCGTCCAGCGACCGCCGGGATAGCGACGCGCGCGGCCAGTCGCGGGCGACGCGATGAATGATGAACGCGTGCGCCGCCTTTGCGCCGGCGGGCGGCCGCATCGCCAACAGCCGCTCGAGCGGGAACGCCTCGCGACCCTCGACCGAGGTCATCCGCCGCCAGACAGGATCGATCTGCCCGGCGACACTCGACGATTCGGTCAACAAATCGGCCAGCAGCCTGACGGCCGACTCTGGATCCCGATCGAACCGCAGCCGGAACCAGCGGACCAGCAGCGCCGGGCTGCCCGGCGTGCGCTGCCACGCGACAGTCAGCTGCTCGTCGGCCGCGTCAAACCGGCGGTCGGCGGCAAGCACTTCGCACAGTGCGAAGAGCAGTTGTCGGTCGTCCGGAAACTGGCGGTGCAGATCGGCCAGTGCTGAGGTAACCCCCTCGGGCCGGCCCACGGCGGAATAGACATCCCGCAGCAGAGACAGCGCCGCCGGCGACGCGCCGAACTGCCGGACCACATCGGCCGCCCGCGCCATGCCTTCGTTGACCTGCCCGTCGAGCATCATCGCCCGCACCACCCGCGACTTGACGTCGATATCGCGTGAGCCGTCGAGCGTTCCCTCGGCGGTACGGTAGGCACGCAACGCATCAGCCGGCCGATCGCGCTTGATGTAGAGATCGCCGATTTGCATGAACAGCCGGGTGTTCAGAATGCGGGCGACCTCGTCCGACCGCTCGATGTCACCACGGGACAGGCGGTCGAGCAGCAGTTCGAACCGGTCGAGGGCGGCGCGGTCGTAGCCCAGCTCACGCATGGAATGGGCGAGCAGGAAATCCGCCTCGGCCGACCGCACATGGCCGGCGGCGTATTGCGAGGTCTGGATCGCCAGGCGCAGCCGATGGAACGCGGCGGTGTTGTCTCCGTTGGCAAGCAGTTGCCGGGCGACATCAAGCTGGGCATCGATGCGGTCGGGCTCGATTTCAGCGGCCTTCTCGAACTCGGCCAGTGCCGCCGGCTGAAAGCCGAAGCCTTCGCGGTAGAGCGAACCCAGTTCCGAGTGAAGCTCGTAGCTGTCAGGATCAAGACTAAGGGCCTGCTTCAGCAGCGCGATCGCGGTGGCGCGGTCGTCGTCCTGGCTGGCGGCACGGGCACGAGCGAACAGCGCAATCGCATCAAGGGACGGCAGGTCATCGGCGGGGCGGGTGGCAGCGGCTGGCAGACGCGGCGCCGGGCCGATCTGGTCCAGCGTCCAGGTCGCCGGCCCGGTCGTCGCGGCGGCGGGATGCGGGGTCGAGACCGTTTGCTGGGCGCAGCCGGCCACCGAAACGATCAGCAGAAGGATCGCCAACCAGCCAGAGGCTCGCGACAGGAGCAACATCGCGGCAGAGTTTACCCGACGCATTGACGATCGGCCCGGGGAAGTTGGGCATTTTTGCGGATATGTCGTGCGCGGAAGTCGAGGCTTGCGTAACCGCGCTGGGTGACGGAACGACCTTCGTGTTTAATGCCCCGGTGACTATGCCAACCACCCACACCTGCCCCTCCTGCCGATCGGCCGACCTGCAGCCGCTTTACGCACTCGACCGCGTTCCGCTCCAGAGCAACCTGCTGCTGGAGACGCGCGAGGAGGCGTTGGCGATGCCGACCGGCGACCTTCGGCTCGCGGCCTGCCGGGGGTGTGGGTTCATCACCAACCTCGCGTTCGACCCGGCCAGCCAGAACCTGTCGGCGAAGTACGAAGCCAGCCAGGGGTTCTCTGGCACGTTTAACGCGTTTGCCAGGTCGCTCGGCAATCGCTGGGTGGAGCGGTACGACCTGTCCGGCAGGACGATCGCGGAAATCGGTTGCGGCAAGGGAGAGTTCCTCGCGACGATGTGCCGCATCGGCCCGAGCCGGGGGATCGGGTTCGATCCGACGCTCGACCCGGCCCGGCTGCCCGAGACGCAGGGGCTCGATATCGAATGGGTCGCCGACTTCTTCGACCAGCGCTCCGCCGTCCGATCGCTCGACTTCATCTGCTGCCGTCACACGTTGGAACATATTCCCGACGTTCGGCGGTTTGTATCGATGGTCCGCAGCGTCGTCGGCGACCGGCGGCACATCCGCATCGGGTTTGAAGTGCCCGATACGCTCCGTATTCTCCACGAGGGCGCGTTCTGGGATTTGTATTACGAGCACTGCTCGTACTTCACGAAAGACACGATTCGCGATCTTTTCGTGCGGTGCGGGTTTGAGGTGCTCGACGTGACGATGGAGTTCGACGGGCAATACATCGTGCTTGAGGCGAAACCGGCACCGATAGGTGAGTCGTCGGCTGATCCTCGTCGGGAGGCGTGCAGCACGGTGGATCTCTCGTTCGTTAAAGCTGTCGCCGACTTTCCGCAGGTCTGCAAGAAGCGGATCGAAACTTGGCATGAGGTCGTCGACCGCACCCGCGCCGCCGGCAAACGTTTGGCGCTATGGGGTGCCAGTTCCAAGGCCGTCGGGTTTCTCAGCACGCTGGGACTGACGCACGAGCAGGTGCCGGCGGTGGTGGACATCAACCCGCATAAGCAGGACACGTATCTGCCGACCTCGGGATCGAAGATCGTCGGCCCGCAGGACCTCGCCGCCGATCCGCCGGAGGTCGTCGTGCTGATGAACCCGATTTATCGACAGGAGATCACGGCGGACTTGCGCGGCAGGGGGATACAGGCGGAAGTGTTGGCACTATGAGCCGACTGCGAACACCCGGGACAGACGTACGACAGAACGTCTCCCGTCACACGGGTGCCACGGATCGCCGGTACTCCGGAGACCCGTGCGCGAGTTGGGCCGACCGCACGGGTCCGCGGAGTACCGCCGACCCGTGGCACCGAGTGCGAACGTTGTCTCACCCCGGTTAACTGGTCCTTCGAAGTACCCAAGGATGACATCGAGCGCGTCTTTGCTTTAGAAGAGTCGCCCGCTTTTCCGTCTTCCGTGTTGTTCCCTGATCCCTCATACTCCCCCTCCCATGCCCGGCGAATTCGCATTTATTCACTGGCTCCGCCAGCAACAGACGGCGTCGTCCGCCGTGCCCGTGCCGGCGGGCGATGATTTGGCCGTCCTTCGCTGGACGGACGCAGATCTGCTACTGGTTGGCGTCGACCAGGTGCTTGACGGCGTTCACTTTGATTCGACCGTCCATTCGCCGGGCGACATCGGACGGAAGGTGATGAACCGCAACCTGTCCGATTGCGCCGCGATGGCGTGCCTGCCGGCGGGGGCGGTGGTATCGGTCGCGCTACCGCAGGGCTGCGGCGACGAATACGCCAAGGAACTTTACCTGGGCATCAAGGCGGCAGGCGAGGTGTTCGATTGTCCGATCGTCGGCGGTGACACCGGATCGTGGGCGGGCAAACTGGCGGTCACGGTCACCATCTTGGGCCGATCGGCCGGTATTGCGCCGGTGACTCGAAAGGGCGCGAAAGTCGGCGACGGCCTGTACGTCAGCGGTCCGCTCGGCGGAAGCATCCTCGGCCGACACATGACGTTTACGCCGCGCGTCGAACTGGCACGAAAGCTGGCGACGGGTGAGGACATCCACGCGATGATCGACCTGTCCGACGGCCTGTCGCGCGACGCCGGCCATATCGCCGCCGAGAGCGGGGTAGGCCTGGTCATCGAGGCGGCGACCGTGCCGGTTCACGACGACGCCAGGACGCTATCGCAGCGGGATGGCGTTGCCCCGATCGACCACGCCCTTCACGATGGGGAGGACCATGAGCTGCTCGCCGTCCTCCCGCCCGAAGCCGAGGCGATGGCGCTGGACCTGGGAATGATCCGCATCGGCAAAGTGATCGAAGGGCAGGGCGTCTGGCTGGACCACGGGGGCCAGCGCACCGCGATGCCGGTGCGCGGGTGGGAGCATCGGCTGTAGTCGGACAGGGCTTCGCAACTTCGGGCCGAGCTGGAGCTCGGGGTTCCCGCGTGACATTCAACTTGACCTTGGCCTTAGTCGCACAAGACAATCCGCACACCAACCATGTCCAGTTCCATCTCACCTGCGTCTGTGGATCCTGCCGGCGGCACCGCCGCCCCGAACGTCGATGCCCCGACCGTTCAGGCTTCGCCTTCGACCGTTCAGCGCGAGGCGACCCGGCTCAGCGAACTCTCGCCACAGCAGTGGAAGAGCGGCATCGCCGCCTGGCTGGGCTGGCTGTTCGACGGCCTGGACATGCACCTGTACACGCTGGTGGCGGCACCCTTCGTTGCGGTGCTGCTGCACTCGGCCAGTCCTTCGTCGGCCGACGTAAAGGAGAAGAGCGCGTTCATCCAGGCCGCGTTCCTGGTCGGCTGGGCATTGGGCGGCGGGTTCTTCGGACGGCTGGGTGACCTGCTCGGACGCAGCCGGGCATTGTCGCTGACGATCCTGACCTACGCCCTGTTCACCGGTTTATCCTTCTTCGCGACCGAGTGGTGGCACCTGCTGATCTGCCGGTTCCTGGCGGCGCTGGGCATCGGCGGGGAATGGGCCGTCGGGTCGGCGCTGCTGTCGGAGACCTGGCCCGCCCGCTGGCGCGCCTGGATCGCCGCGGTGTTGCAGACGGGCGTGAACCTGGGCGTGCTGCTGGCGTGCGGGTGCGTGTTCGTCCTGGCCAACCCGGCGACGTACGAGTTTCTCGCCGGCTTCTTCAAGGACCTGCCGCCGAACTTCTACCTTCGGTCGGTCTTCCTCGTCGGCATCGTCCCCGCGCTGCTGGTCTTCTGGATTCGCCGGCATGTCCCCGAACCGGCCGAGTGGACGGCCGCCCAAGCCCGCGTCTCCGACGAACGCAAGCCGACGATGATGGATCTGTTCCGCGGCGACGTGCGGCGGACCACGCTGCTGACCATCGGCGTTTGCGCCACCGCCCTCACCGGCTGGTGGGCGTTCATGTTCTGGTCGCTCCAGCACCTCGGCGGCCTGGCCAAGCAAGCCGGCATGCCCGACGGGGCGCGCGACCAGTTCACCGCCGTCGCGTTCCTGTGGGTGATCGGGATCTCGATTCTCGGCAATTTTTTCGCATCGGGCATCGCCCGGAAGATCGGCTATCGCAACGCGGTCGCGGTAATGTGCTTCCTCTTCATCGTGACGCTGGTCGCGACCTACTACAAGCCGCGCGGCCATGAGGAGCTGCGGATGTGGATGCCGATCGTCGGCTTCTGCTCCGGCGTGATGGGACTGTTTACGATGTATCTGCCGCCGCTGTTCCCGACGCTCCTGCGTACGACCGGCGCGGGCTTCAGCTACAACATCGGCCGCATCGTCGCGGCGGCGGGGACGGTCATCTTCGCGTTCGTGGTGAAGGACCTGGATCTGCGATTGGCGCTGCTCGGCGTATCGGCGTTGTTCGTGCCGGCGATGCTGATCGCGCTTAAAATGCCCGATTTGCGCGACAAGTAGGGTCCGCCTTGGCGGACGCGTTTCGCGCCGGCATGGCGGGGGTCATGAAAGATGTTGAAGCGTCCCGCCGATCGCGTCCGCCAAGGCGGACCCTACACGGCGTCGGCCGGTGGCGGGCCGGCGTCTTCCATGTCACCGCCGTCGGCGGCGCCTTCGAAATCCATCAGGAAGTGGATGCGGTCCATCTCGGCAGAGCCGACGAACTTGCGCAGGATACGCTGCGCCCGCCGCACGCCGGTTCGGCGGCTCACGTGCGTCACCACGATGTGCTTGTTCTTCAGCCCCGGCAGAATCCTCGCGAACTGATCGACGTGCAGGTGCCGGCCGTGCTTGGCCTTGGACTTGTGGTCGGGCTCGAAGAACGTGCACTCGGTGACCAGCACCTCGGCGTTGACCACATCGGGGTGCTCGAACACGGTGCCGTCGGTGGTATCGCCGAGGAACGCGACCATCGGCACCTCGATGCGGTACTGGATGTCGACGCCGGACTTCTTGAGCTCGACCAGTTCCGGCCCGGTCTTGCCGACGAGTTCGGGCTTGAGCTTCTCGCGAATACTGATCAACACATACCCCAGGCTCGGGCCGCCGTGATGAGTCTGCACGGCACGGATGCCGAAGTCGCGGCGGACTTCGTACATCTGGTTGGCCGCCATGGGGACCAGCGTATACGGCGTCGTCTGCCGCTCGACCTGACGCCAGGACATCAGCAGCATGTCGACCGAGCGTTCCAGTTCCCGCGGCAGCAGCACGGTCGCCGGCTTCATGCCCTGGAAGAACCGCTGCGACAGGAAGTAACCCACGCCGGCGACATGGTCCATGTGGCCGTGGGAGAGGCAGACGATGTCGCTGGTGAGGGCAAAGTGCGGGGCCCGGCCGAAATCGAAGCAGACGTTCCACTCCGGAACCTGCACGACCGTCTCTTCACCGGCGACGCTGTAGCC is part of the Humisphaera borealis genome and encodes:
- a CDS encoding tetratricopeptide repeat protein, which gives rise to MRRVNSAAMLLLSRASGWLAILLLIVSVAGCAQQTVSTPHPAAATTGPATWTLDQIGPAPRLPAAATRPADDLPSLDAIALFARARAASQDDDRATAIALLKQALSLDPDSYELHSELGSLYREGFGFQPAALAEFEKAAEIEPDRIDAQLDVARQLLANGDNTAAFHRLRLAIQTSQYAAGHVRSAEADFLLAHSMRELGYDRAALDRFELLLDRLSRGDIERSDEVARILNTRLFMQIGDLYIKRDRPADALRAYRTAEGTLDGSRDIDVKSRVVRAMMLDGQVNEGMARAADVVRQFGASPAALSLLRDVYSAVGRPEGVTSALADLHRQFPDDRQLLFALCEVLAADRRFDAADEQLTVAWQRTPGSPALLVRWFRLRFDRDPESAVRLLADLLTESSSVAGQIDPVWRRMTSVEGREAFPLERLLAMRPPAGAKAAHAFIIHRVARDWPRASLSRRSLDASLAARPPFAPAFADKLEEVLTDPRLPPHARLTAADALASAAELAGDPGLADLLRGRIALVRGDGADAQACFQAAIQRNPNVPEARLGLAAAGVLAGEVSAAVQQAWAVARAFPEYEPAFVFLDAHPDRADPPRVFADWKLSQPAGEPVSPELSLRQAEDQIERGNTEGAELLLADLDRQSPADARLLDLHGRIEFVTANASASAVPMEVSAQPRQKARLEKLIDQGKNLGPAGLTEVAARLSAIYAREGRPADAARPLAAARPLVGGEPDLLYRLAVQARACGDDRAAETWLQSALEIDPENAAVMEELSSLWASTGKHLEAAEKLARQAAERFPQAPGLRGNVGWVLYRAGRLTEARDELLAAIRQSEGPAGAAGAKSNLPATNPAGVNPPGIAEGPVVDPVLLDRTGDVLYRLGDRPSAAALWERAQRRLGDADVATADRADIRALRQSLPRKLKQHRTGQEVQVSTSASR
- a CDS encoding thiamine-phosphate kinase; its protein translation is MPGEFAFIHWLRQQQTASSAVPVPAGDDLAVLRWTDADLLLVGVDQVLDGVHFDSTVHSPGDIGRKVMNRNLSDCAAMACLPAGAVVSVALPQGCGDEYAKELYLGIKAAGEVFDCPIVGGDTGSWAGKLAVTVTILGRSAGIAPVTRKGAKVGDGLYVSGPLGGSILGRHMTFTPRVELARKLATGEDIHAMIDLSDGLSRDAGHIAAESGVGLVIEAATVPVHDDARTLSQRDGVAPIDHALHDGEDHELLAVLPPEAEAMALDLGMIRIGKVIEGQGVWLDHGGQRTAMPVRGWEHRL
- a CDS encoding class I SAM-dependent methyltransferase, with the protein product MPTTHTCPSCRSADLQPLYALDRVPLQSNLLLETREEALAMPTGDLRLAACRGCGFITNLAFDPASQNLSAKYEASQGFSGTFNAFARSLGNRWVERYDLSGRTIAEIGCGKGEFLATMCRIGPSRGIGFDPTLDPARLPETQGLDIEWVADFFDQRSAVRSLDFICCRHTLEHIPDVRRFVSMVRSVVGDRRHIRIGFEVPDTLRILHEGAFWDLYYEHCSYFTKDTIRDLFVRCGFEVLDVTMEFDGQYIVLEAKPAPIGESSADPRREACSTVDLSFVKAVADFPQVCKKRIETWHEVVDRTRAAGKRLALWGASSKAVGFLSTLGLTHEQVPAVVDINPHKQDTYLPTSGSKIVGPQDLAADPPEVVVLMNPIYRQEITADLRGRGIQAEVLAL
- a CDS encoding MFS transporter is translated as MSSSISPASVDPAGGTAAPNVDAPTVQASPSTVQREATRLSELSPQQWKSGIAAWLGWLFDGLDMHLYTLVAAPFVAVLLHSASPSSADVKEKSAFIQAAFLVGWALGGGFFGRLGDLLGRSRALSLTILTYALFTGLSFFATEWWHLLICRFLAALGIGGEWAVGSALLSETWPARWRAWIAAVLQTGVNLGVLLACGCVFVLANPATYEFLAGFFKDLPPNFYLRSVFLVGIVPALLVFWIRRHVPEPAEWTAAQARVSDERKPTMMDLFRGDVRRTTLLTIGVCATALTGWWAFMFWSLQHLGGLAKQAGMPDGARDQFTAVAFLWVIGISILGNFFASGIARKIGYRNAVAVMCFLFIVTLVATYYKPRGHEELRMWMPIVGFCSGVMGLFTMYLPPLFPTLLRTTGAGFSYNIGRIVAAAGTVIFAFVVKDLDLRLALLGVSALFVPAMLIALKMPDLRDK
- a CDS encoding MBL fold metallo-hydrolase; its protein translation is MESPPFKVEKSFLVQRFAKLNFGSFHLIGYSVAGEETVVQVPEWNVCFDFGRAPHFALTSDIVCLSHGHMDHVAGVGYFLSQRFFQGMKPATVLLPRELERSVDMLLMSWRQVERQTTPYTLVPMAANQMYEVRRDFGIRAVQTHHGGPSLGYVLISIREKLKPELVGKTGPELVELKKSGVDIQYRIEVPMVAFLGDTTDGTVFEHPDVVNAEVLVTECTFFEPDHKSKAKHGRHLHVDQFARILPGLKNKHIVVTHVSRRTGVRRAQRILRKFVGSAEMDRIHFLMDFEGAADGGDMEDAGPPPADAV